A single genomic interval of Kwoniella newhampshirensis strain CBS 13917 chromosome 12, whole genome shotgun sequence harbors:
- a CDS encoding glutaredoxin — translation MSFTALRRLTTLSSHIRPTTRTFSTTHTAKLGSSLSTNIAMSNEVKSLVDKTIADNKVVVFSKSYCPYCKKAKSYLAEDTSDIAILELDERDDGSAIQAYLKELNGQGTVPHVYINKEFIGGSSDLLKLSHQQVKQRIAA, via the exons CATCACACATCAGACCTACCACGAGAACTTTCTCTACCACTCATACCGCCAAACTGGGTTCATCACTTTCCACAAACATCGCCATGAGCAACGAAGTTAAATCTCTCGTCGACAAGACCATCGCCGATAACAaggtcgtcgtcttctcaaAGTCTTACTGTCCC TACTGCAAGAAGGCCAAGTCTTACCTCGCCGAGGACACTAGCGATATCGCTATCCTTGA GCTTGACGAGCGTGACGATGGCT CCGCCATCCAGGCTTACCTCAAAGAGCTCAATGGTCAGGGTACCGTTCCTCACGTCTACATCAACAAGGAGTTCATTGGTGGATCTTCCGATCTCCTCAAGCTCTCTCACCAGCAGGTCAAGCAGAGGATCGCCGCCTAA